One part of the Vicia villosa cultivar HV-30 ecotype Madison, WI linkage group LG6, Vvil1.0, whole genome shotgun sequence genome encodes these proteins:
- the LOC131610414 gene encoding zinc finger CCCH domain-containing protein 1-like has translation MDNSDAKSAENQQTEQVCSFFRKPVNKKNIRKRTVDNEDNEDDSNNEGSLMHVQKKSMKPDNKLFFSTGSSKSSRSTEANEESEKHGFHFESSKEIQVQHDSKATATLETETDFSKDARAIRERALKQASENLKGKGTGTEDGKLYKGINYYTDHKAGFRREHTIAGEKAGGSHGPLRASSHIRVSARFDYQPDICKDYKETGYCGYGDSCKFMHDRGDYKSGWQMEKEWEEAEKSRRMRLAAGEDAEEDGANLNDDDDSDDDSLPFACFICRNPFVDPVSTKCKHYFCEHCALKHHAKNKKCFVCNQPTLGIFNVANEIQKKMAEDNK, from the exons ATGGATAATTCTGATGCCAAATCTGCTGAAAATCAGCAAACTGAACAAG TGTGTAGTTTCTTCCGAAAACCGGTTAATAAGAAGAATATAAGGAAACGAACGGTTGATAATGAAGATAATGAGGATGACTCAAACAATGAAGGTTCTTTGATGCATGTTCAGAAAAAGTCCATGAAGCCCGACAATAAATTGTTCTTTTCCACGGGCTCTTCAAAAAGCTCTAGATCTACTGAAGCGAATGAAGAATCTGAAAAACACGGCTTTCATTTTGAGTCTTCCAAAGAGATTCAAGTTCAACATGATAGCAAAGCAACTGCAACTTTGGAGACTGAGACTGATTTTTCAAAAGATGCTCGTGCCATTCGTGAAAGAGCTCTTAAGCAAGCGTCAGAGAATCTCAAAGGAAAGGGAACTGGCACAGAGGATGGGAAATTATACAAAGGAATCAATTATTACACAGATCATAAGGCTGGATTTCGTAGAGAGCACACAATTGCTGGTGAAAAGGCCGGTGGGTCACACGGTCCTCTCAGGGCTTCGTCTCACATACGAGTTTCAGCAAGATTTGATTATCAGCCTGATATATGCAAGGATTATAAGGAAACTGGTTACTGTGGGTATGGTGATTCATGTAAGTTTATGCATGATCGGGGTGATTACAAATCTGGGTGGCAGATGGAGAAGGAATGGGAAGAAGCTGAGAAATCAAGGAGGATGAGATTGGCTGCAGGTGAGGATGCAGAAGAGGATGGCGCCAATTTGAATGACGATGATGATTCCGACGATGATTCATTACCATTTGCGTGTTTCATTTGTAGAAATCCATTTGTGGATCCTGTCTCAACCAAGTGCAAACACTACTTTTGTGAGCATTGTGCATTGAAG CATCATGCAAAGAATAAGAAGTGTTTTGTATGCAACCAACCTACACTTGGCATTTTTAATGTTGCTAATGAGATACAAAAGAAGATGGCTGAGGATAATAAATAA
- the LOC131612697 gene encoding uncharacterized protein LOC131612697, whose protein sequence is MMHLKLAANVTRKSCQTFSSACLKRGFSTRSHTADPDIHSGQQKPGYTNSRISPQGTSRGDSDTNAKFTETEKGEGVFESPKSPCESSPKLKSTGVNQPLDPNIQQKRKHGTIALEDVSCAGLDGTPWPEEKEKNKEEQNEDYKDYYKDHKASPLSEVEFADTRKPATRVMHGTADSGQGGDVIGWLPEQLETAEETLLRTAEMWRWRAMHGDPDAPHSRVLRALRGEEF, encoded by the exons ATGATGCATCTAAAACTAGCAGCAAATGTAACAAGAAAATCATGCCAAACCTTCTCTTCAGCATGTCTGAAACGTGGATTCTCTACTCGTAGCCACACCGCTGACCCAGATATTCATTCTGGACAACAAAAACCCGGTTACACTAATTCCAGAATTTCACCTCAA GGTACAAGTAGAGGTGATAGTGACACAAATGCAAAGTTTACTGAAACAGAAAAAGGAGAAGGAGTTTTCGAGTCACCAAAATCTCCATGTGAATCTTCTCCGAAACTAAAGAGTACAGGCGTGAACCAACCATTGGATCCAAACATTCAACAAAAGAGAAAACATGGGACAATAGCTTTAGAAGACGTGAGTTGTGCTGGTTTGGATGGAACTCCATGGCcagaagaaaaagagaagaacaaaGAGGAACAAAATGAGGATTACAAAGATTACTATAAGGATCACAAAGCGTCTCCGTTATCGGAAGTGGAGTTTGCGGATACAAGAAAGCCGGCGACTCGTGTTATGCATGGGACTGCGGATTCTGGACAAGGTGGAGATGTGATTGGGTGGTTGCCGGAGCAGCTTGAGACTGCGGAGGAGACGCTGTTGAGGACTGCTGAGATGTGGCGGTGGAGAGCAATGCATGGTGACCCTGATGCTCCTCATTCAAGGGTTCTTAGAGCTCTTCGTGGTGaagagttttga
- the LOC131612698 gene encoding transcription factor MYB12-like: protein MGRAPCCEKVGLKRGRWTEEEDEILTQYIKANGEGSWRSLPKNAGLLRCGKSCRLRWINYLRDDLKRGNISTEEEALIVKLHASFGNRWSLIASHLPGRTDNEIKNYWNSHLSRKVYTFRGTSSTTNFDNVKEIPSQGILVNTPPKRRGGRTSRKAMKKNKHYIQKKFESPNKPSNGEDSPNGLQLPCIDGKNIEYGPDNMLGPNPNLNPKVINDKESLNFNDIIINTFEVEKEKESNDDMIVYNEKVRDTSTGTNKMGIQDHENNSVTSRSSNDLGLEDNLDWDSVMPLLNQKAQSLSWELSENMLTWLWDDDEWEKDFNKFREIDTWKQNGVFSWF, encoded by the exons ATGGGAAGAGCACCTTGTTGTGAGAAAGTGGGTTTGAAGAGAGGAAGATGGACTGAAGAGGAAGATGAAATTTTGACTCAATATATTAAAGCCAATGGAGAAGGTTCTTGGAGGTCACTACCTAAAAATGcag GGTTGCTTAGATGTGGAAAAAGTTGTAGATTAAGATGGATAAACTATTTGAGAGATGATCTTAAAAGGGGAAATATTTCTACTGAAGAAGAAGCTCTTATTGTCAAGTTGCATGCTTCTTTTGGCAACAG GTGGTCTTTGATTGCAAGTCATTTGCCAGGAAGAACAGACAACGAGATTAAAAACTACTGGAACTCTCACTTAAGTAGAAAAGTTTACACTTTCCGAggaacatcatcaacaacaaatttCGATAATGTTAAAGAGATTCCATCACAAGGAATCTTAGTTAATACACCTCCCAAAAGAAGAGGTGGTAGAACTAGCAGGAAGGCCATGAAGAAAAATAAACACTATATCCAAAAAAAATTCGAAAGCCCAAATAAGCCTTCTAATGGCGAAGACAGCCCAAATGGGCTTCAGTTGCCATGCATTGACggtaaaaatattgaatatggtCCTGACAACATGTTAGGACCAAATCCAAACCTAAATCCAAAGGTCATTAATGATAAAGAGTCGTTGAATTTTAATGATATTATTATAAACACATTCGAggtggaaaaagaaaaagaaagtaaTGATGATATGATTGTATATAATGAAAAAGTTAGGGACACAAGTACAGGTACTAACAAGATGGGAATACAAGACCATGAGAATAATAGTGTGACAAGTCGAAGTTCGAATGATTTAGGTTTGGAGGATAACTTGGATTGGGATAGTGTTATGCCTTTGTTGAATCAGAAAGCACAATCTTTGTCATGGGAACTAAGTGAAAACATGTTGACTTGGTTGTGGGATGATGATGAATGGGAAAAGGATTTTAACAAGTTTAGAGAGATTGATACTTGGAAGCAAAATGGTGTGTTTTCTTGGTTTTAA
- the LOC131612700 gene encoding uncharacterized protein LOC131612700: MDTTLEIPNIITVPHDDDVKLELEHKPTPILTKKKHSPMRAFRVALHMMRGNSKKPNVISTDDETKNIWKKLVGSMRPLHLQSNQSPRLSSPQSNGQKFDQMTTTLPPPSPSESSGGGSVFVDFSTEEEPFSPFSPSPSSSRYASAVGLNELVSSDEENDRPDMIKEECDENGDDKIDSKAEDFIAQFYHQMRLQRFNNVDRDYQERSERSLGW, translated from the coding sequence ATGGATACAACTCTTGAAATTCCCAACATCATCACCGTTCCTCACGATGATGATgttaaactcgaactcgaacacAAACCAACACCGATTCTCACAAAAAAGAAGCATAGTCCAATGCGTGCTTTTAGAGTTGCACTTCACATGATGCGAGGAAATTCTAAAAAACCAAACGTCATTTCTACCGATGATGAAACTAAGAACATTTGGAAGAAACTTGTTGGATCAATGAGACCGTTACATCTCCAAAGCAACCAATCCCCGCGATTGTCGTCTCCTCAATCCAATGGCCAGAAATTCGATCAAATGACGACCACCCTGCCACCGCCTTCTCCCTCTGAATCGAGCGGCGGTGGCAGCGTGTTTGTCGATTTTTCAACCGAGGAGGAGCCTTTCTCGCCTTTTTCACCGTCTCCATCGAGCAGCCGTTATGCTTCGGCTGTAGGATTGAACGAACTCGTGTCGAGTGACGAGGAGAATGATAGGCCAGACATGATTAAGGAGGAGTGCGATGAAAATGGGGACGACAAGATTGATTCTAAAGCTGAAGATTTTATTGCTCAATTTTATCATCAAATGAGATTGCAACGTTTCAATAATGTGGATCGTGATTATCAAGAGCGAAGTGAAAGGTCATTAGGATGGTGA
- the LOC131610415 gene encoding protein NDR1-like: MACEDGKGCYIWLLQVICLLGLLVLGLWLSLRPNNPSFSIMLVSIDRLSDQNDTIFYTLEINNPNKDSSIYYDDIILSFLFGQQEDKVGETTIGSFHQGTSKNRIVSGIVNGKPGPFKSLFKAISNATAELKASLATRYRCKTWGIKSKFHRLHLNGILPIDSNGKLSRKKKKYPLTSNSKKLGRSKVKKH, from the coding sequence ATGGCGTGTGAAGATGGGAAGGGTTGCTATATATGGTTGTTGCAAGTTATATGTCTCCTAGGCCTTCTTGTTCTTGGCCTATGGTTATCCTTACGACCGAATAACCCCTCCTTCTCCATCATGTTAGTCTCCATAGATCGTCTATCGGATCAAAATGACACAATCTTTTATACCCTTGAAATCAATAACCCAAACAAAGACTCCAGCATTTACTATGATGACATAATATTGAGTTTCCTATTCGGGCAACAAGAGGACAAAGTGGGAGAGACAACCATAGGCTCATTTCATCAAGGAACCAGCAAGAACCGCATTGTATCCGGCATTGTTAATGGCAAACCTGGACCATTCAAATCTCTCTTCAAGGCCATATCAAACGCAACCGCGGAGTTGAAGGCTTCCCTGGCGACAAGATATCGATGCAAGACATGGGGAATCAAGAGCAAGTTTCATAGATTACACTTGAATGGTATTCTGCCAATTGATTCTAATGGTAAGCTTTCACGTAAGAAGAAGAAATACCCACTTACTAGTAATTCCAAAAAATTGGGGAGGTCCAAAGTAAAGAAGCACTGA